A stretch of Arachis hypogaea cultivar Tifrunner chromosome 15, arahy.Tifrunner.gnm2.J5K5, whole genome shotgun sequence DNA encodes these proteins:
- the LOC112749250 gene encoding uncharacterized protein translates to MVRADVAVCIKVLLNATEAHFGFKPTYRRVWLAKQKAVAQIYGDWDESYNELPRWVLGVQMMMSGSVAVLKTSPVRMGSIDKTHLYDKYEGTLLVWIAREGNSSILPVAFALVEGENAESWSIFLSHLRQYVTPQLG, encoded by the exons ATGGTTAGAGCTGATGTTGCCGTGTGTATCAAGGTACTTCTGAATGCGACAGAGGCACATTTCGGTTTTAAaccgacttacaggagggtttGGTTGGCTAAGCAGAAAGCCGTGGCACAGATTTACGGAGattgggatgagtcatacaacgagTTGCCACGATGGGTACTAGGTGTCCAGATGATGATGTCAGGTAGTGTTGCAGTGTTGAAGACAAGTCCTGTGCGAATGGGTAG TATTGACAAGACCCACTTGTACGACAAATACGAGGGGACATTGCTCGTTTGGATTGCTCGGGAAGGGAATTCCAGCATCCTGCCTGTTGCCTTTGCACTTGtggagggtgagaatgctgagtcgtgGTCAATTTTTCTATCCCACCTCCGCCAGTACGTCACTCCGCAGCTGGGCTAA